The genomic region GTCATCCAGAAAGTTCCTTGAACCATCTTATCGCCGTCATCATTGTTATTTCTTGGCTCTTTATCGCTAGGTAGTTCTACTTGTGTTGTCTCTAAAGCTTTTTTTTGCTGTATTATTTCATCTTTTGGCATTTTACAACCCTCAATTTTTATTTTTTTATGGATTCATATCATTTTACCAGACAACACAGTGTTTTCAAATTACAATTCCAACGAATTGCAGTTAAGAATCATTAAAGATTGGTAAACAACACAATTAAAAAATGTGTTTAATAACTACCAAATAAGATGTATAATAAAAGTGAGGAAAGATTTGTTGTTCTTTTCTTAGTCTTGACGCGGGTATTAGTTCAAATAGAAAAGAGGGACTGACATGATTAAGCGTAGCTTGAAGTTTTTCGTTACTATTTTCTCATTCCTGACCTTTTTCCTTTATCTAAGTCCTATTGTGCAAGCAGCCTCCTCACAATTCATTATCCAAGGAAATACAAATGAGAAAATCATTGCCTTGACCTTTGATGATGGTTCTGACGGGACAAACTTTGGATCTATTCTAGATATCTTATCCCAGCATGGTATTAAAGCCACCTTCTTCTTAACTGGTTCTGGAGCTAGCGCGCATCCGCAGCATGTTAAAAAAGCTGTTTTTGCTGGACACGACATCGGCAACCATTCCTATGACCACCCCGATTTTACTACCATTTCAAAAACGGAAATACTTTCTCAACTTTCACAAACAGAAACTATTATAAAAAGTTTAACAGGCCAAACTACTAAACCTTATTTCAGAGCACCTTACGGAGCAACCAATGCGAGTGTTTTAAAAATTGTTGGTGACGCTGGTTATACCTACACATTCCACTGGACCATTGATTCTCTAGACTGGACGGGTAACAGTGCGACAACCATTCAAAATCGGGTCATGAATAACCTACAACCCGGTACCATTCTATTAATGCATACCGGATATGGTGCTACGGGAACCTTGCAAGCATTAAAGACACTTATTCCCCAATTGAAAAATAAAGGATACAAGTTTGTGACCGTATCACAACTGTTAGGTATCCAATCACCACCAGGAGTTGGAAATACCTACACCGTTAAAGCTGGTGACACCCTATATGCAATTGCGCTTCGCTATGGTGTAACAGTTACCCAACTTGCTAATGCTAACAAGATTACCAATCCAAACCTCATTCGCGTTGGACAAACACTTACGATTCCAGGCGGTACGAGCACACCAACTCCCCCTGCCACTCCAAGTCTTCCTTCAACTACTTATACTGTAAAAGCTGGTGATACCCTATATGCCATTGCAGTTCGCTATGGAGTAACGGTTACCCAACTTGCTAATGCTAACAAGATTACTAATCCAAACCTCATTCGCGTTGGACAAATAATCAAAATACCGGGAACAAGTAGTGCACCAATAACACGTACCTACACAGTTAAATCCGGAGATACCTTGTATGCGATTGCCAATAAACTAGGAACGAGCGTAGAAAATCTAGTCCGTAAGAACAATATAGCTAATCCTAATTTGATTCGTGTTGGACAAGTTCTTCAATATTAAAATAACAAGGAGTAGGAAAGCATATCCTACTCCTTGTTATTTTGGGTTAATTTGCGACGATATTTACGAGTTTACCAGGGACTGCAATGACTTTGCGAATTGTTTTATCAGTAATCATTGCTTGTATTTTATCATCTGCCATTGCCATTTCAGTTAGTTCTTCTTTTGTAGCATTGATGGCAACTTTTTTACGTGCACGTACTTTCCCATTTACTTGAAAGATTACTTCCACTTCATCTTCCTGCAAAAGACTTTCATCATATGTAGGCCAAGCGATAGTTCCGATGCTAGCGGTATGCCCTAATTTTTTCCAAAGTTCTTCTGCTATATGTGGCGCAATAGGAGCTAGTAATTGAAGGAAGCCTTCCATGTATTGAATAGGTAGCGCCTCCGCTTTATTAGCTTCATTTACAAAAATCATCATTTGTGAAATAGCCGTATTAAAATGTAATTGCTCGTAGTCTTCTGTAACTTTTTTAACTGTTTGGTGATAGAGTTTGTCTAAATTACCAGGATTAACATTGGTTATGCGGTCGCGAACCTTACCATTCTCATCAATCATAAGACGCCACACCCGGTCAAGGAAACGACGGCTAGCTTCAATTCCATTTTCACTCCAAGCAGTACTTGCATCTAGTGGCCCCATAAACATCTCATATAAGCGTAAGGTATCTGCCCCGTGTGATGTTACAATATCATCTGGGTTTACTACATTCCCTTTCGATTTTGACATTTTTTCATTATTTGTTCCTAAGATCATTCCTTGGTTAAATAATTTTTGGAATGGTTCTTTTGTTTTAACAATGCCAAGGTCGTAAAGGAATTTATGCCAGAAACGCGCGTAAAGCAAGTGAAGAACTGCGTGTTCTGCTCCCCCAATATACAAATCAACATTTTGCCAGTAATCCAATGCTTCTTCTCCAGCTAATGCAGAATCGTTACTTGGGTCCATGAAACGTAGGTAATACCAAGAGCTACCGGCCCACTGAGGCATAGTATTGGTATCACGACGTCCTTTCATACCGGTTTTGGGATCCGTTACATTCACCCACTCTTCTATGTTCGCGAGTGGTGACTCTCCGGTACCACTTGGTTTGATTTTATCGGTTTTAGGTAGTAAAAGTGGCAGTTCTTCTTCCGGAAGCGTAGTTGTCGTGCCATCTTCCCAGTGAATCACTGGAATTGGTTCTCCCCAATAGCGTTGGCGCGCGAATAACCAATCACGTAGACGGTAAGATACGACCGCTTCCCCGACTCCATTTTCAACCAACCATTCATTCATAGTCTTAATAGCTGTTTCTTTATCCATTCCATCCAAAAAATCAGAATTGATATGTGGACCATTACCGACAAACGCTTCTTTCGAAACGTCGCCTCCTTCAAGAACCGGTATAATTTCTAGACCAAATTGTTTTGCAAATTCATAGTCTCGTTGATCGTGAGCGGGAACAGCCATAATAGCACCGGTTCCATAAGTTGAAAGAACGTAATCAGATATCCAAATTGGAAATTCTTTCCCATTTACAGGGTTAATAGCATAAGCACCGGTAAAGACACCCGTCTTTTCTTTGGCTAGCTCTGTCCGCTCTAAATCACTCTTAGTAGCAATTGAATCAATGTAATCTTGGACTTTTTCACGTTGTTCATCACTGACAATTTCTTGTACCAATGGTAATTCCGGAGCCATAACAGCATATGTAGCACCAAACAAGGTATCTGGGCGTGTTGTAAAGACTTGGAAGGATTTATCTGTATTTTTGATTTTAAACGTTACATTTGAACCTTCTGAACGACCAATCCAATTACGTTGCATATCCTTAATGCTTTCTGGCCAGTCTACTAATTCCAAATCATCTAACAAACGATCTGCATATGCGGTGATTTTTAACATCCATTGCCGCATAGGTTTGCGATATACTGGATAGCCACCACGTTCGCTAACACCATCAACAATTTCTTCATTTGCCAATACGGTTCCTAGTTCTGGACACCAGTTTACAGAGACTTCTGCCTCGTAAGCTAAACCTTTTTCAAAAAGTTTAGTAAAAATCCATTGAGTCCATTTGTAGTAATGAGGATCCGTCGTATTAATTTCTCGAGACCAATCA from Jeotgalibaca dankookensis harbors:
- the leuS gene encoding leucine--tRNA ligase, whose amino-acid sequence is MAYDHQAIEKKWQKYWSDNETFKTESHSDKPKYYILDMFPYPSGQGLHVGHPSGYTATDILARMKRSQGFNVLHPIGWDAFGLPAEQYALDTGNDPAEFTAHNIQTFKRQIQSLGFSYDWSREINTTDPHYYKWTQWIFTKLFEKGLAYEAEVSVNWCPELGTVLANEEIVDGVSERGGYPVYRKPMRQWMLKITAYADRLLDDLELVDWPESIKDMQRNWIGRSEGSNVTFKIKNTDKSFQVFTTRPDTLFGATYAVMAPELPLVQEIVSDEQREKVQDYIDSIATKSDLERTELAKEKTGVFTGAYAINPVNGKEFPIWISDYVLSTYGTGAIMAVPAHDQRDYEFAKQFGLEIIPVLEGGDVSKEAFVGNGPHINSDFLDGMDKETAIKTMNEWLVENGVGEAVVSYRLRDWLFARQRYWGEPIPVIHWEDGTTTTLPEEELPLLLPKTDKIKPSGTGESPLANIEEWVNVTDPKTGMKGRRDTNTMPQWAGSSWYYLRFMDPSNDSALAGEEALDYWQNVDLYIGGAEHAVLHLLYARFWHKFLYDLGIVKTKEPFQKLFNQGMILGTNNEKMSKSKGNVVNPDDIVTSHGADTLRLYEMFMGPLDASTAWSENGIEASRRFLDRVWRLMIDENGKVRDRITNVNPGNLDKLYHQTVKKVTEDYEQLHFNTAISQMMIFVNEANKAEALPIQYMEGFLQLLAPIAPHIAEELWKKLGHTASIGTIAWPTYDESLLQEDEVEVIFQVNGKVRARKKVAINATKEELTEMAMADDKIQAMITDKTIRKVIAVPGKLVNIVAN
- a CDS encoding LysM peptidoglycan-binding domain-containing protein; this translates as MIKRSLKFFVTIFSFLTFFLYLSPIVQAASSQFIIQGNTNEKIIALTFDDGSDGTNFGSILDILSQHGIKATFFLTGSGASAHPQHVKKAVFAGHDIGNHSYDHPDFTTISKTEILSQLSQTETIIKSLTGQTTKPYFRAPYGATNASVLKIVGDAGYTYTFHWTIDSLDWTGNSATTIQNRVMNNLQPGTILLMHTGYGATGTLQALKTLIPQLKNKGYKFVTVSQLLGIQSPPGVGNTYTVKAGDTLYAIALRYGVTVTQLANANKITNPNLIRVGQTLTIPGGTSTPTPPATPSLPSTTYTVKAGDTLYAIAVRYGVTVTQLANANKITNPNLIRVGQIIKIPGTSSAPITRTYTVKSGDTLYAIANKLGTSVENLVRKNNIANPNLIRVGQVLQY